From one Coxiella-like endosymbiont genomic stretch:
- the yajC gene encoding preprotein translocase subunit YajC, translating into MSLLNLLGIGMAYGAPVAAQQPPHPGSFWSMLWLPLLLILVFYFLLIRPQAKRAKEQRQLLENIALGDEVMTTGGIAGKVTRLKDNFVVLEIAKDTEITVQKGSIASILPKGTIDSI; encoded by the coding sequence ATGAGTCTTTTGAATCTTTTAGGTATTGGTATGGCTTATGGTGCGCCAGTTGCCGCCCAACAACCTCCTCATCCCGGAAGCTTTTGGTCGATGCTGTGGTTACCACTCTTATTAATTCTGGTTTTTTATTTTCTGTTAATCAGACCCCAAGCTAAGCGAGCGAAGGAACAAAGGCAGTTACTGGAAAATATTGCCCTTGGAGATGAAGTTATGACGACTGGAGGCATTGCAGGAAAAGTAACGCGATTAAAAGATAACTTCGTTGTGCTTGAAATAGCCAAAGACACAGAAATCACTGTGCAAAAGGGATCGATTGCTTCGATATTGCCTAAAGGCACCATCGATTCAATTTAA
- the mnmA gene encoding tRNA 2-thiouridine(34) synthase MnmA, giving the protein MLNFKQNQVIAVSLSGGVDSSVAALTLKKAGYKIFGLFMQNWEGDKNDPMCTAEQDLSDAKAIADHISIPLYTINFSKEYWTNVFQYCLDEFANGRTPNPDVLCNREIKFKSLLEHAKRLGADYLATGHYAGLQEENGYFKLLKARDENKDQSYFLYLLNQYQLAHSFFPLSNYRKFNVRAIAKDAGLITHDKKDSTSICFIGERKFKEFLNEFLLAQPGNMETPEGKVVGEHDGIMFYTRGQRKGLRIGGRPDSNEKPWYVIDKDVKRNVLIVGQGHDHPLLYTKELSCSNVHWIQGSPPLSPLTCKAKTRYRQVDQSCIVLSLASDRCRAVFEKPQRAVTAGQSVVFYLGNQCLGGGIIEK; this is encoded by the coding sequence ATGTTAAATTTTAAACAAAATCAAGTGATTGCCGTAAGCCTTTCAGGAGGTGTGGACTCCTCTGTGGCCGCGCTCACCTTAAAAAAAGCGGGATACAAAATCTTTGGGCTTTTCATGCAAAACTGGGAAGGCGACAAGAATGACCCTATGTGTACAGCCGAACAGGATCTAAGCGATGCCAAGGCCATTGCGGATCATATTAGCATCCCTTTATACACGATCAATTTTAGTAAGGAATACTGGACCAATGTTTTTCAGTATTGCTTGGATGAATTTGCTAATGGTCGCACACCTAATCCCGATGTATTATGTAATCGAGAAATTAAATTTAAATCCCTACTTGAACATGCTAAAAGACTAGGCGCAGATTATCTTGCTACAGGCCATTATGCCGGCTTGCAAGAGGAAAACGGCTATTTTAAGTTGTTAAAAGCCCGTGACGAGAACAAAGATCAAAGCTATTTTTTATATCTTCTCAATCAATACCAATTGGCTCATAGCTTTTTTCCACTAAGTAATTATCGAAAATTTAATGTTCGAGCAATAGCGAAAGATGCGGGTTTAATCACTCACGATAAAAAAGATAGCACAAGTATTTGTTTTATTGGTGAGCGCAAATTTAAGGAATTTCTTAACGAATTTTTATTAGCGCAACCGGGAAATATGGAAACACCCGAAGGCAAGGTTGTAGGTGAGCATGACGGCATCATGTTCTATACTCGCGGACAACGCAAAGGCCTTCGTATCGGCGGTCGTCCTGATAGTAATGAAAAGCCTTGGTACGTCATTGATAAAGACGTTAAGCGTAATGTATTAATCGTTGGTCAAGGGCATGATCATCCTTTACTCTATACCAAAGAGCTTTCTTGTTCCAACGTGCATTGGATTCAAGGCAGTCCGCCTTTATCACCCTTGACCTGCAAGGCTAAAACGCGCTACCGTCAAGTAGATCAATCGTGCATTGTTTTATCGCTTGCTTCGGACCGCTGTCGAGCAGTGTTCGAAAAACCGCAACGAGCCGTAACAGCCGGCCAATCTGTAGTTTTTTATTTAGGGAATCAATGTTTGGGTGGAGGCATTATTGAAAAATGA
- a CDS encoding Hsp20/alpha crystallin family protein, with translation MTNIQKHPRSLLSHLQQDINSLFEPFGWSTESQLWDAFSTEWSPRIDIKDMSDNYIIRADIPGVDPKDIEVSMENNVLAIKGEKETETEEKKEDFLRVERTKGAFIRRFSLPESVNSEKIKAKSKHGVLEISIPKMKRSGMRKIQIEDENNN, from the coding sequence ATGACAAATATTCAAAAACATCCACGAAGTCTTTTAAGTCATTTGCAACAAGATATTAATAGTTTATTTGAACCTTTTGGATGGTCCACAGAAAGTCAGCTATGGGATGCTTTTTCGACAGAATGGTCCCCTCGTATTGATATCAAAGATATGAGTGATAATTATATCATCCGTGCCGATATCCCCGGCGTCGACCCTAAAGACATTGAAGTTTCAATGGAAAATAACGTTTTAGCAATTAAAGGAGAAAAAGAAACTGAAACTGAAGAAAAGAAAGAGGATTTTTTAAGAGTCGAGCGCACTAAAGGGGCTTTTATTCGTCGTTTTAGCCTTCCAGAATCTGTCAACTCCGAAAAGATTAAAGCAAAAAGCAAACATGGTGTATTGGAAATCTCCATCCCAAAAATGAAACGCTCTGGAATGCGGAAAATACAAATTGAAGACGAAAATAATAATTAA
- a CDS encoding RNA recognition motif domain-containing protein has product MSQNKVYVGSLSYHVTADDLQSFFGQYGDIEETRLITDRETGQSKGFAFITYANQNGAQAALVANGVELQGRKIRVNIARDNNSNGSGRRREGGGRDSGDRRSRF; this is encoded by the coding sequence ATGAGTCAAAATAAAGTCTATGTGGGGAGCTTGTCATATCATGTGACAGCTGATGATCTTCAATCTTTTTTCGGGCAATATGGCGATATCGAAGAAACCAGATTAATTACGGACCGCGAAACGGGCCAATCTAAGGGCTTTGCTTTTATCACCTATGCGAACCAAAATGGAGCGCAAGCTGCCTTGGTTGCCAACGGCGTTGAGCTACAAGGCCGTAAAATCCGAGTCAACATTGCACGAGATAATAACAGCAATGGTAGCGGTCGCCGACGTGAAGGTGGCGGACGTGATAGTGGAGACCGACGAAGTCGATTCTAA
- a CDS encoding efflux RND transporter permease subunit: MVLFNLFFSALLVIGVIFLFLNNLLSTIIAVFLLPSSVIATFGFMYLCGFSLDNLFLMELVLAVGFLIDDASSLRKYYTPPRTRTGVCRRV, encoded by the coding sequence GTGGTTCTTTTCAATTTATTTTTTTCTGCGTTATTGGTTATCGGGGTAATTTTTCTCTTTCTTAATAACTTATTGTCAACCATAATAGCTGTATTTTTACTGCCCTCTTCTGTTATTGCCACCTTTGGATTTATGTATTTATGCGGATTTAGTTTAGATAATCTCTTCTTAATGGAATTAGTGTTGGCTGTAGGGTTTTTAATTGATGATGCTTCTAGTCTTAGAAAATATTATACGCCACCTAGAACAAGAACTGGAGTTTGTCGGCGAGTTTAA
- the cyoD gene encoding cytochrome o ubiquinol oxidase subunit IV, which yields MSEILSEETYGTGKKKLSIYITGMILCVILTLISFMTVMYTTLSKTALLAIIFISNFVQFIVQVIFFLRLNTKNEQSQMNLMSFVFTIVVLAVLMGGSLWILLSLHYRMMH from the coding sequence ATGAGTGAGATACTCTCTGAAGAAACGTACGGCACCGGAAAGAAAAAGTTAAGTATATATATCACTGGAATGATCTTATGCGTGATCCTTACCTTAATCTCTTTTATGACTGTAATGTACACGACGCTCTCTAAAACGGCGCTGTTGGCCATTATCTTTATCTCTAACTTTGTCCAATTTATAGTTCAGGTTATTTTCTTTTTACGATTAAACACGAAAAATGAACAAAGCCAAATGAATTTAATGTCTTTCGTATTCACCATAGTCGTATTAGCCGTATTGATGGGTGGTTCTTTGTGGATTTTGTTGAGCTTGCATTATCGAATGATGCATTGA
- the cyoC gene encoding cytochrome o ubiquinol oxidase subunit III → MSTHASATGHGHYQDSDATDIFGFWLYIMTDCILFASLFATFLVLHHPGAFGPSLKPFIDLPYVLIETFFLLASNFIYCLAIFGINKNKLPAVIFWLVLTFILGAGFVIMEVREFIHLSTEGYVWNVSGAASAFFTLVGTHGFHVTMGLLWILIMIIQLPILKINRNTARRMVYLGLFWNFLDIVWIFLFTIVYLMGVIL, encoded by the coding sequence ATGAGTACACACGCGTCAGCTACTGGACACGGTCACTATCAGGATTCAGACGCAACAGATATTTTTGGTTTTTGGCTTTACATTATGACCGACTGCATTTTATTTGCTTCGTTATTTGCTACCTTTTTGGTATTACATCATCCTGGAGCGTTTGGTCCTTCGTTAAAGCCATTCATTGATTTGCCTTATGTTTTGATTGAAACCTTCTTTTTATTAGCGAGTAATTTTATTTATTGCTTAGCCATATTCGGAATTAATAAAAATAAATTGCCCGCTGTCATATTCTGGTTGGTATTAACTTTTATATTAGGTGCCGGATTTGTCATTATGGAAGTGAGAGAATTTATTCATTTAAGCACTGAGGGCTATGTCTGGAACGTGAGTGGTGCTGCCTCTGCCTTTTTTACCCTTGTAGGAACGCATGGTTTTCACGTTACGATGGGCTTGTTGTGGATATTGATTATGATCATTCAATTACCGATTTTGAAAATTAATCGAAACACAGCAAGACGAATGGTTTATTTGGGTTTGTTCTGGAATTTCTTGGATATCGTTTGGATTTTCCTTTTCACAATCGTTTATTTAATGGGGGTCATATTATGA
- a CDS encoding COX aromatic rich motif-containing protein yields the protein MYQKLIQPSIKEPVHYYSSVVSNLFSQIMMKYMQTTGMPTQWEHKESHY from the coding sequence GTGTACCAAAAGCTTATTCAACCTTCTATCAAAGAACCTGTGCATTATTATTCGTCAGTAGTATCTAATTTATTTTCACAGATAATGATGAAGTATATGCAAACAACTGGAATGCCCACTCAGTGGGAACATAAAGAGTCTCATTATTAA